In one Komagataeibacter sp. FNDCR2 genomic region, the following are encoded:
- the yajC gene encoding preprotein translocase subunit YajC → MPSIFNDLLTTPAHAQSAGGGFLSADGLMAMLPYVAMFGIFYFLLIRPQQVKQKQLRNQLSALRRGDRVLTAGGIIGVVQKIQPDSNEMEVEIAQGVRVLVLRDTISSVITSSATPANDSTPEKPAKKA, encoded by the coding sequence ATGCCTTCGATTTTCAATGATTTACTGACCACCCCCGCCCATGCCCAGTCCGCTGGCGGCGGTTTTCTGAGCGCGGATGGCCTGATGGCGATGCTGCCCTATGTGGCCATGTTCGGCATTTTCTATTTCCTGCTGATCCGCCCGCAGCAGGTCAAGCAGAAGCAGTTGCGCAACCAGCTTTCCGCCCTGCGCCGGGGGGACCGGGTGCTGACGGCAGGCGGCATCATTGGCGTGGTGCAGAAAATACAGCCGGATTCGAACGAGATGGAAGTCGAGATCGCCCAGGGCGTGCGCGTGCTCGTGCTGCGTGACACCATAAGCTCGGTCATTACCAGCAGCGCCACCCCCGCCAATGACTCCACGCCCGAAAAGCCCGCGAAGAAGGCGTAA
- a CDS encoding sugar porter family MFS transporter: MQRQPGITHTSPAARHGPAIRGRAGLIGGLAALSGILFGLDTGVMSGALDLITQEFILSDFQRESLVAIMLMGAALGVLCAAWLSHAWGRKRTLVLTAGLFVIGPLLCAEASSYHMLMLARLLLGVATGATTFVTPLYIAEIADSGRRGAMILGYQLMISLGLLSAFVSDGLFSYFGVWRWMLGIVGFPGLVFMMGVLFLPPSPRWLLAQGRERDARRVLIELRGLPRLVMAERNAIMAQLVARRDGIGNFVNDPNCRRAMWLAVGLQTAQQFSGINAVLYYAPHIIGLAGYSHNVQIWGPVGVGVINLLSTCGAIGCVDRIGRRPMLIGGFAVMAVAMAGLAVTLADGGALPPTAGMQWLIGGFMLVFVAAFAFSAGPLAWLLCAEILPLRGREFGMACSTCANWVANMLVSITFLTGVEVLGVGRVMWGYATLNALCMLMAIRCVPETRGMTLEQIEAELMRGTPLRALGRSMRPGR; encoded by the coding sequence ATGCAGAGGCAGCCCGGCATTACGCACACCAGCCCGGCCGCGCGGCATGGTCCGGCCATACGCGGGCGCGCCGGGCTGATCGGGGGGCTGGCCGCACTGTCCGGCATCCTGTTCGGGCTTGATACCGGGGTCATGTCCGGTGCGCTGGACCTGATCACGCAGGAATTCATCCTGTCGGATTTCCAGCGCGAATCCCTGGTGGCCATCATGCTGATGGGGGCGGCGCTGGGGGTGCTGTGCGCGGCGTGGCTGTCGCACGCATGGGGGCGCAAGCGCACGCTGGTCCTGACGGCGGGGCTGTTCGTGATCGGCCCGCTGCTCTGCGCCGAAGCCTCTTCGTACCACATGCTCATGCTCGCCCGCCTGCTGCTGGGGGTGGCGACGGGGGCGACCACGTTCGTCACCCCGCTCTATATTGCCGAAATTGCCGATTCAGGCCGCCGTGGCGCGATGATCCTGGGCTACCAGCTCATGATCTCGCTGGGGCTGCTTTCGGCCTTCGTGTCCGACGGGCTGTTCTCCTATTTCGGGGTGTGGCGGTGGATGCTGGGCATTGTCGGCTTTCCGGGGCTCGTGTTCATGATGGGGGTGCTGTTCCTGCCCCCCAGCCCGCGCTGGCTGCTGGCGCAGGGGCGCGAGCGTGACGCGCGGCGGGTGCTGATCGAACTGCGCGGCCTGCCCCGGCTGGTCATGGCCGAGCGCAACGCCATCATGGCGCAGCTTGTGGCCCGCAGGGACGGGATCGGCAATTTCGTGAACGATCCCAACTGCCGCCGCGCCATGTGGCTGGCGGTGGGGTTGCAGACGGCGCAGCAGTTCTCCGGCATCAACGCGGTGCTGTATTACGCGCCCCATATCATCGGGCTGGCGGGGTACAGCCACAATGTGCAGATCTGGGGGCCGGTCGGGGTCGGGGTCATCAACCTGCTGTCCACCTGCGGGGCCATTGGCTGCGTGGACCGCATCGGGCGGCGGCCGATGCTGATTGGCGGGTTCGCGGTCATGGCGGTGGCCATGGCGGGGCTGGCGGTCACCCTGGCCGATGGCGGGGCGCTGCCGCCCACGGCGGGCATGCAGTGGTTGATAGGCGGGTTCATGCTGGTGTTCGTCGCGGCGTTCGCGTTTTCGGCGGGTCCGCTGGCGTGGCTGCTCTGCGCCGAGATCCTGCCCCTGCGCGGGCGTGAATTCGGCATGGCCTGCTCCACCTGCGCCAACTGGGTCGCGAACATGCTGGTCAGCATCACGTTCCTGACCGGGGTCGAGGTGCTGGGGGTGGGCCGTGTCATGTGGGGATACGCGACGCTGAACGCGCTGTGCATGCTTATGGCGATACGGTGCGTGCCCGAAACGCGCGGCATGACGCTGGAACAGATCGAGGCGGAACTCATGCGCGGCACGCCGCTGCGCGCGCTGGGCCGGTCCATGCGGCCGGGCCGGTAG
- a CDS encoding superoxide dismutase yields the protein MAFELPSLPFAYNALANRGMCQETLELHHDKHHQAYVTALNGFVESKPELQGKSLEEIILMVKGKPDLAPVFNNAGQHWNHILFWHNLSPKGGAIPDSLSKKLVEDFGSIDKFKADFKAAAASQFGSGWAWLVLASDGKLKVTKTGNGSNPLAEGHGKVLLGLDVWEHSYYLDFRNRRPDYIVNYLDKLANYEFAEAQLQSA from the coding sequence ATGGCTTTCGAATTGCCGTCCCTGCCCTTCGCCTATAATGCGCTTGCCAACCGTGGCATGTGCCAGGAAACGCTGGAACTTCATCACGACAAGCATCATCAGGCCTATGTGACGGCACTGAACGGCTTTGTCGAATCCAAGCCGGAACTTCAGGGCAAGTCGCTTGAGGAAATCATCCTCATGGTCAAGGGCAAGCCCGACCTCGCCCCCGTGTTCAACAACGCGGGCCAGCATTGGAACCACATCCTGTTCTGGCACAACCTGTCACCCAAGGGTGGGGCGATTCCGGATTCCCTGTCCAAGAAGCTGGTTGAGGATTTCGGCAGCATCGACAAGTTCAAGGCCGACTTCAAGGCCGCCGCCGCATCGCAGTTCGGCTCGGGCTGGGCATGGCTGGTGCTGGCGTCCGACGGCAAGCTGAAGGTGACCAAGACCGGCAACGGCTCCAACCCGCTGGCCGAAGGCCATGGCAAGGTGCTGCTGGGCCTGGATGTGTGGGAACACTCCTACTACCTCGACTTCCGCAACCGTCGCCCCGACTACATCGTCAACTACCTGGACAAGCTGGCCAACTACGAGTTCGCCGAGGCCCAGCTCCAGTCCGCCTGA
- a CDS encoding squalene/phytoene synthase family protein, with the protein MTGHMDASRSGAPGLSIMRAARRADPDRFFCALFLPPPAREAAMVLIAFNHECTRAVATSASWSVAGPMAGLIRLQWWRDVLESGNPHRHDTAVALLDLLARGVVHHAAVEGIITARECELEGLPDQPAWQAAMLEGAGGVQVAMAEAAGVRDTACLARIRLMGGIYGVGALVRYLPAVLRAGRCPLPEDALAEAGLTRDGLRTGQATDTQIARLRDGLRQQAGAWLEAARAGGRLPRTAFAAGLPAVLGLRDMRPHVARDDGTSPRGLGDRLAVMGALLRRRL; encoded by the coding sequence ATGACCGGGCATATGGATGCATCCCGATCCGGTGCGCCGGGCCTTTCCATCATGCGCGCGGCGCGCCGCGCGGACCCCGATCGCTTCTTCTGCGCGCTGTTCCTGCCGCCGCCCGCGCGTGAGGCGGCGATGGTGCTGATCGCCTTCAATCATGAATGCACGCGGGCCGTGGCGACATCGGCGTCATGGTCCGTCGCCGGTCCCATGGCGGGGCTGATCCGCCTGCAATGGTGGCGCGATGTGCTGGAAAGCGGCAACCCGCACCGCCATGACACGGCGGTGGCGTTGCTGGACCTGCTGGCGCGCGGAGTGGTCCATCACGCGGCGGTGGAGGGGATCATTACCGCACGGGAATGTGAACTGGAGGGCCTGCCCGACCAGCCCGCATGGCAGGCCGCCATGCTGGAGGGCGCGGGTGGCGTGCAGGTCGCCATGGCGGAGGCCGCGGGTGTGCGCGATACCGCGTGTCTGGCGCGTATCCGCCTTATGGGCGGTATTTACGGGGTCGGCGCGCTGGTGCGCTACCTGCCCGCCGTGCTGCGGGCGGGGCGCTGCCCCCTGCCCGAGGATGCGCTGGCCGAAGCAGGACTGACGCGCGATGGCCTGCGCACCGGGCAGGCGACGGATACCCAGATCGCCCGCCTGCGCGATGGGCTGCGCCAGCAGGCGGGCGCGTGGCTGGAGGCGGCGCGCGCCGGTGGCCGCCTGCCGCGCACGGCATTTGCCGCCGGTCTGCCCGCCGTGCTGGGGCTGCGTGACATGCGGCCCCACGTCGCGCGGGATGATGGCACGTCGCCACGCGGGCTGGGCGACCGGCTGGCCGTGATGGGCGCGTTGTTGCGCCGCCGGCTGTAG
- a CDS encoding NAD(P)-dependent oxidoreductase — protein MSTTPLPLIGFVGFGAMASRMGANLVKAGYRIAAYTPSGKGGDGSTRFVASPHALAQEVDILIACVPDDEALGASLHGAQGALAGLKAGSMLINTSTVAPETTEALATQCKARGITLIDAPVAGSTPEAESGNLIVLAGGSPEDISHAQPLFDAIGRLTIHAGPIGSGAKLKLVINGIMGATLAVVAEGVTYGLAAGLDRTMLFDALDEVPVISPHHKRKLKAAKTGDFSPQFPARLMQKDMRLLMTDAARQTAPLPAMAAATQGLSLTRRRHPDQDYSALFAVMESLVANTP, from the coding sequence ATGTCCACCACTCCCCTGCCCCTGATCGGTTTTGTCGGATTCGGCGCCATGGCCTCGCGCATGGGCGCCAATCTGGTCAAGGCAGGCTACCGGATCGCCGCCTATACGCCATCGGGCAAGGGCGGGGATGGCAGCACGCGGTTCGTCGCCTCGCCCCACGCACTGGCGCAGGAAGTCGATATCCTCATCGCCTGCGTGCCTGATGACGAAGCGCTGGGCGCGTCCCTGCACGGGGCGCAGGGCGCGCTTGCGGGGCTGAAAGCGGGCAGCATGCTGATCAATACCAGCACCGTCGCCCCCGAAACGACCGAGGCGCTGGCCACGCAATGCAAGGCGCGCGGCATCACCCTGATCGACGCGCCGGTCGCAGGCAGCACGCCGGAGGCGGAATCGGGCAACCTGATCGTCCTGGCCGGGGGCTCGCCGGAGGATATCAGCCATGCACAGCCCCTATTCGACGCCATCGGCCGCCTGACCATCCATGCGGGCCCGATTGGCAGCGGCGCGAAGCTTAAGCTGGTCATCAACGGCATCATGGGGGCTACGCTCGCCGTGGTGGCGGAAGGCGTGACCTACGGGCTGGCGGCGGGACTTGACCGCACCATGCTGTTCGACGCGCTGGATGAGGTGCCCGTGATCTCACCGCACCACAAACGCAAGCTCAAGGCCGCGAAAACGGGAGATTTCAGCCCGCAGTTCCCCGCACGCCTCATGCAGAAGGACATGCGCCTGCTCATGACCGACGCCGCGCGCCAGACCGCGCCGCTTCCCGCCATGGCCGCCGCGACACAGGGCCTGTCGCTCACGCGCCGCCGCCACCCCGATCAGGATTATTCCGCCCTGTTCGCGGTCATGGAAAGCCTGGTGGCCAATACGCCCTGA
- a CDS encoding bifunctional enoyl-CoA hydratase/phosphate acetyltransferase, with product MMRSLRFFDDLAKTLARQPPMALGVVYPCSVPALQAAARIAAQGMAVPTLIGPAAHMRPMAATAGIDLSGCLFADVPTAEDAARQGVRMAHDGKVAALMKGSLHSRIFLHELGHHEGGLRTTRRMSHVYVIDAPQAPRVLLVTDGAVNIAPEIEARRDIVQNSIDLGHMLGLPQPRVALLSAVEMVNPALPSTLDAAVLCKMAERGQITGGVVDGPLAFDNAISPEAARCKGVVSPVAGLADILVAPDLEAGNILAKQMTFIGQAQAAGIVMGMRVPVILTSRADPVPVRVLSCLVAAVMIRQGYGANPAARMDQCG from the coding sequence ATGATGCGGTCCCTGCGTTTTTTCGACGATCTTGCAAAAACCCTTGCCCGCCAGCCCCCCATGGCGCTGGGGGTAGTCTATCCATGCAGCGTACCCGCCCTTCAGGCCGCGGCCCGGATTGCCGCGCAGGGCATGGCCGTGCCCACGCTGATCGGCCCGGCGGCCCATATGCGCCCTATGGCCGCGACAGCCGGAATCGACCTTTCGGGGTGCCTTTTCGCCGATGTGCCCACGGCGGAGGACGCGGCCCGCCAGGGCGTGCGGATGGCCCATGACGGAAAGGTGGCGGCGTTGATGAAAGGCTCGCTCCATTCCCGCATCTTCCTGCATGAACTCGGCCACCATGAAGGCGGGCTGCGCACCACCCGCCGCATGAGCCATGTTTACGTGATCGACGCGCCGCAGGCCCCGCGCGTGCTGCTGGTTACCGATGGCGCGGTGAACATCGCCCCGGAAATCGAGGCCCGGCGCGATATCGTCCAGAACAGCATCGACCTCGGGCACATGCTTGGCCTGCCCCAGCCACGGGTCGCGCTGCTCTCGGCCGTGGAAATGGTCAATCCGGCGCTCCCGTCCACGCTGGACGCGGCGGTTCTGTGCAAGATGGCCGAACGCGGGCAGATCACCGGCGGTGTCGTGGATGGTCCGCTGGCGTTCGACAACGCCATCAGCCCCGAGGCCGCGCGCTGCAAGGGCGTGGTTTCCCCCGTGGCGGGGCTGGCGGATATTCTGGTCGCGCCCGACCTGGAGGCAGGCAACATCCTGGCCAAGCAGATGACCTTCATCGGGCAGGCGCAGGCGGCCGGCATTGTCATGGGCATGCGCGTGCCCGTCATCCTGACCAGCCGGGCCGACCCGGTGCCGGTGCGGGTGCTGTCCTGCCTGGTCGCGGCGGTGATGATCCGCCAGGGCTACGGGGCGAACCCGGCGGCGCGCATGGACCAATGTGGATGA
- a CDS encoding malate:quinone oxidoreductase, with product MTSNPSSAVSTYDVVLIGGGVMSATLGVLLRQLEPNLSIALFGRLDDVALESSNGWNNAGTGHSALCELNYTPLRPDGNVDISKAVNVNEAFQVSRQFWSYLVESGQITSPRDFLNPIPHMSFVWGAENTDFLRRRHTALQEHPLFSGMSFSTDEGQLRQWMPLVMHDRKPGEPLAATWHPAGTDVNFGALTRRLIGILKSRPGFELHLGHEVEDLKPAGSNEWDVSVRAMHGGAERKVRAKFVFIGAGGGALPLLQKSGIPEARGIGGFPVSGQFLRCTNPDIVARHHAKVYGKASVGAPPMSVPHLDTRVIDGQRGLLFGPYAGFSTKFLKQGSWLDLPRSIRMDNIGAMLAVARDNWPLTRYLIQQVLQSADDRIKALQDFVPSARKEDWELITAGQRVQVIKKDPTRGGVLQFGTEVVTGAGGSIAALLGASPGASTAAPIMLTVLQRCFGGRLPQWAGRLREIVPSYGVKLAQDPELCAQVRERTRTILQLEG from the coding sequence ATGACCTCGAATCCCTCATCCGCCGTTTCCACCTACGATGTTGTCCTGATTGGCGGCGGCGTTATGAGCGCCACGCTGGGCGTGCTGCTGCGCCAGCTTGAGCCCAACCTGTCCATCGCCCTGTTCGGGCGGCTGGATGACGTGGCCCTGGAAAGTTCCAATGGCTGGAACAACGCGGGCACCGGCCATTCCGCCCTGTGTGAACTGAACTACACGCCGCTGCGCCCGGACGGGAACGTGGACATTTCCAAGGCCGTGAACGTGAACGAGGCCTTTCAGGTTTCGCGCCAGTTCTGGTCCTATCTGGTGGAATCGGGGCAGATCACCTCGCCACGGGATTTTCTCAACCCCATCCCGCACATGAGCTTCGTGTGGGGGGCGGAGAACACGGATTTCCTGCGCAGGCGCCACACCGCGCTGCAGGAACATCCCCTGTTCTCGGGCATGTCGTTCTCGACCGATGAAGGGCAGTTGCGCCAGTGGATGCCGCTGGTCATGCACGACCGCAAGCCGGGCGAGCCGCTTGCCGCCACGTGGCACCCGGCGGGCACGGATGTGAATTTCGGCGCGCTGACGCGCCGCCTCATCGGCATCCTGAAAAGCAGGCCGGGCTTTGAACTCCATCTCGGCCATGAGGTGGAAGACCTCAAGCCCGCCGGAAGCAACGAATGGGACGTGTCGGTGCGCGCCATGCATGGCGGGGCCGAGCGCAAGGTGCGCGCGAAATTCGTGTTTATCGGCGCGGGCGGCGGCGCGCTGCCGCTGCTGCAGAAAAGCGGCATCCCCGAAGCGCGCGGCATTGGCGGCTTTCCCGTCAGCGGGCAGTTCCTGCGCTGCACCAACCCCGATATCGTGGCGCGCCACCATGCCAAGGTGTACGGCAAGGCCTCGGTCGGTGCGCCGCCGATGTCGGTGCCGCACCTGGATACGCGCGTGATCGACGGGCAGCGTGGCCTGCTGTTCGGGCCATATGCCGGGTTCTCCACCAAGTTCCTCAAGCAGGGATCATGGCTGGACCTGCCGCGTTCGATTCGCATGGATAATATCGGGGCGATGCTGGCGGTGGCGCGCGACAACTGGCCGCTGACCCGCTACCTGATCCAGCAGGTGCTCCAGTCCGCCGATGACCGGATCAAGGCGTTGCAGGATTTCGTTCCCTCCGCGCGCAAGGAGGACTGGGAACTCATTACCGCGGGCCAGCGCGTGCAGGTGATCAAGAAAGACCCGACCCGGGGTGGGGTGCTCCAGTTCGGCACGGAGGTCGTGACCGGGGCGGGCGGGTCTATCGCGGCCCTGCTGGGCGCATCGCCTGGCGCCTCCACCGCCGCCCCCATCATGCTGACGGTGCTGCAGCGCTGCTTTGGCGGTCGCCTGCCGCAATGGGCGGGACGCCTGCGCGAGATCGTGCCGTCCTATGGCGTCAAGCTGGCGCAGGATCCCGAACTGTGCGCGCAGGTGCGTGAGCGCACCCGCACGATCCTGCAACTGGAAGGCTGA
- a CDS encoding NYN domain-containing protein, which yields MFFQPQERLCLFIDGTSLYSASRNLGFEVDYRKLLQFFRSKSNVLRAYYYSAVLDTEEYSPLKPLTDWLVYNGYTLVTKSAREFIDNNGRRRVRGNMDVELAVDMMEMASHIDHAVLFSGDSDFRRLLESVQRQGVRTTVVGSIKTSPPLIGDELRRQADQFIELADIATHFMRRQIENRPPRTTAPPVRHPADQMSEHDED from the coding sequence ATGTTTTTTCAACCTCAGGAGCGGCTCTGCCTTTTTATAGATGGCACAAGCCTGTATTCCGCTTCCCGCAATCTTGGATTTGAGGTCGATTATCGCAAACTGCTGCAGTTCTTCCGTTCGAAATCAAACGTATTGCGGGCCTATTACTATTCCGCCGTGCTGGATACCGAGGAGTATTCCCCCCTCAAACCGCTAACGGACTGGCTTGTCTATAACGGCTACACGCTTGTGACCAAGAGCGCGCGCGAGTTCATCGACAACAATGGCCGCCGCCGCGTGCGGGGCAACATGGATGTGGAACTGGCGGTGGACATGATGGAAATGGCCTCCCATATCGACCACGCCGTGCTGTTCAGCGGGGATTCGGATTTCCGCCGCCTGCTGGAATCCGTGCAGCGCCAGGGCGTGCGCACCACGGTGGTCGGGTCCATCAAGACCTCGCCCCCGCTCATTGGCGATGAACTGCGCCGACAGGCCGACCAGTTCATTGAACTGGCCGACATCGCAACGCATTTCATGCGCCGCCAGATCGAGAACCGCCCGCCCCGCACGACCGCCCCGCCTGTCCGCCACCCGGCCGACCAGATGAGCGAGCACGACGAGGACTGA
- the folK gene encoding 2-amino-4-hydroxy-6-hydroxymethyldihydropteridine diphosphokinase, whose translation MTMLQSASSRADILIAVGANLPRESGETAAETCLWAVDQLARIDSLSIIAVSDWYESAPVPPSGQPPYVNGVVRLSGRVDPAWLLARLHRIEAAAGRRRTVANAARPLDLDIIAMGDLVRASPDPVVPHPRATQRAFVLLPLRDVMPDWRDPVTGRPLDALLPGVAGQEITRRRAEDTD comes from the coding sequence ATGACAATGCTGCAATCCGCTTCTTCGCGCGCTGATATCCTGATTGCGGTCGGAGCCAATCTGCCACGCGAAAGTGGTGAAACTGCGGCCGAGACGTGCCTGTGGGCCGTGGACCAGCTCGCGCGGATCGATAGCCTGTCCATTATAGCAGTATCCGACTGGTATGAAAGCGCGCCGGTGCCCCCATCGGGCCAGCCGCCCTATGTCAACGGGGTGGTGCGGCTGTCCGGGCGGGTGGATCCGGCATGGCTGCTGGCGCGACTGCACCGGATCGAGGCCGCGGCCGGGCGCAGGCGCACGGTGGCCAACGCCGCCCGCCCGCTCGACCTGGACATCATCGCCATGGGGGATCTGGTCCGCGCCAGCCCCGATCCCGTCGTGCCGCATCCGCGCGCGACGCAGCGGGCCTTCGTGCTGCTGCCGCTGCGCGATGTCATGCCCGACTGGCGCGACCCCGTAACCGGGCGCCCGCTCGACGCCCTGCTGCCGGGGGTGGCGGGGCAGGAGATCACCCGCAGGCGGGCCGAGGATACGGACTGA
- the rpoZ gene encoding DNA-directed RNA polymerase subunit omega translates to MARVTVEDCVERVPNRFELVLLAAQRARALSRGEEMTIDRDNDKNPVVALREIADQTVGLDQIRSDLVRSLARAPEPEPADEEVVDLIPTEQNIFGLQDVSAEEEARNSGGMSAEELEASVEAALSGRGR, encoded by the coding sequence ATGGCACGCGTCACTGTCGAGGACTGCGTTGAGCGGGTTCCCAATCGTTTTGAACTGGTGCTGCTGGCGGCCCAGCGCGCACGCGCCCTGTCGCGTGGCGAGGAAATGACGATTGACCGCGACAACGACAAGAACCCCGTTGTCGCCCTGCGCGAGATCGCCGACCAGACCGTGGGTCTGGACCAGATCCGCAGCGACCTCGTCCGCTCGCTGGCCCGCGCGCCCGAGCCCGAGCCCGCCGATGAGGAAGTGGTCGACCTGATCCCGACCGAGCAGAACATCTTTGGCCTGCAGGATGTCTCGGCGGAAGAAGAGGCCCGCAATTCCGGCGGCATGTCCGCCGAGGAACTCGAAGCCTCGGTCGAGGCGGCCCTGAGCGGACGCGGCCGGTAA
- a CDS encoding bifunctional (p)ppGpp synthetase/guanosine-3',5'-bis(diphosphate) 3'-pyrophosphohydrolase, translating into MPAPVAGGVAEGDGALALPARRGDGERTITCEGLIRRIHAYDPAADADLIRRAFAVAQTAHAGQLRDNGDPYIIHPLAVANILAGFHLDIASIITALLHDTIEDTGVTQQELRQQFGDTVADLVDGVTKLTRLELQSDRTKQAENFRKLVLAMSRDIRVLLVKLADRLHNMRTLHYVQRLDRRQRIARETMEIYAPLAGRIGMDKVKGELQNLSFAALEPEAMATIRARLNYLRGQGADVIEEIRRELLALCAEAGLEGVDVTGREKTPYSIWEKMQRRNVAFEQLSDIMAFRIIVPSREACYIALGAVHAAYPVIAGRFKDYISTPKANGYQSLHTGVTLRHPRNQKIEVQIRTAEMHDVAENGVASHWLYKQLPDAAGGGETKGVISGLRWVQDLLDILEDSAAPDEFLENTKLELYQDQVFCFTPKGQLISLPRGATPVDFAYAVHSQVGDTCVGARINGRLMPLRHELQNGDQVEIMTARGGTPSPSWERFVVTGKARARIRRHVALQQREAHLESGRVALAKAFRQEGVDGSEKVLDSLLKDLRLQSVADLYVAVGNGNQSAREVVQLAYPELRRAPRAPRMVPGLSMRAPIGGGPGGGALRRSRPAAAGMALAGVGAGMAVHFAGCCHPLPGDRIVGIVSTGKGITVHAQGCQTLETFAATPERFMDLDWDYDLIARNATGHHTGRLSVVTANEPAMLATLTNIAAKHEGVMVNLRIVNRQLEFMEILADIEVRDLRHLTAIMVGLRAAKGVVQVERARG; encoded by the coding sequence ATGCCCGCGCCCGTCGCGGGCGGAGTGGCTGAAGGGGATGGCGCGCTGGCCCTGCCCGCCCGCAGGGGGGACGGTGAGCGCACCATCACGTGCGAAGGGCTGATCCGCCGCATCCACGCGTATGATCCCGCGGCCGATGCGGATCTGATCCGCCGCGCCTTCGCCGTGGCGCAGACGGCCCATGCCGGGCAGTTGCGTGACAATGGCGACCCCTACATCATCCACCCGCTGGCCGTCGCCAACATACTGGCGGGCTTCCATCTCGATATCGCGTCCATCATCACGGCCCTGCTGCATGACACGATCGAGGATACGGGTGTAACCCAGCAGGAACTGCGCCAGCAGTTCGGGGATACGGTTGCCGACCTGGTCGATGGCGTCACCAAGCTGACGCGGCTGGAGCTCCAGTCCGACCGCACCAAGCAGGCCGAGAATTTCCGCAAGCTCGTGCTGGCCATGTCGCGCGACATCCGCGTGCTGCTGGTCAAGCTGGCGGACCGCCTGCACAACATGCGCACGCTGCATTATGTCCAGCGTCTGGACCGCAGGCAGCGCATCGCGCGCGAAACCATGGAAATCTACGCCCCCCTTGCCGGCCGTATCGGCATGGACAAGGTAAAGGGCGAACTCCAGAACCTGTCCTTCGCGGCGCTCGAGCCGGAGGCGATGGCGACCATCCGCGCCCGTCTCAACTACCTGCGCGGGCAGGGCGCGGACGTGATCGAGGAAATCCGCCGCGAGCTTCTGGCCCTGTGCGCCGAAGCCGGGCTGGAAGGCGTGGATGTGACGGGGCGCGAGAAGACGCCCTATTCCATCTGGGAAAAGATGCAGCGGCGCAACGTGGCGTTCGAGCAGCTTTCCGACATCATGGCCTTCCGCATCATCGTTCCCTCGCGGGAGGCATGTTACATCGCGCTCGGCGCGGTCCATGCCGCCTATCCGGTCATTGCCGGGCGGTTCAAGGACTATATCTCCACCCCCAAGGCCAACGGCTACCAGAGCCTGCATACCGGGGTGACGCTGCGCCACCCGCGCAACCAGAAGATCGAGGTGCAGATCCGCACGGCGGAAATGCATGACGTGGCGGAAAATGGCGTCGCCTCGCACTGGCTGTACAAGCAGTTGCCCGATGCCGCGGGCGGCGGTGAAACGAAGGGCGTCATCTCGGGCCTGCGCTGGGTGCAGGACCTGCTGGATATTCTGGAAGATTCCGCGGCCCCGGACGAGTTCCTTGAGAATACGAAGCTCGAACTCTACCAGGACCAGGTTTTCTGTTTCACGCCCAAGGGGCAGCTGATCTCCCTGCCGCGTGGCGCGACCCCGGTCGATTTCGCCTACGCCGTGCATAGCCAGGTGGGCGATACCTGCGTGGGTGCGCGCATCAATGGCCGCCTCATGCCGCTGCGCCACGAATTGCAGAATGGCGATCAGGTCGAGATCATGACCGCGCGCGGGGGCACGCCCTCGCCATCGTGGGAGCGGTTTGTCGTCACCGGCAAGGCGCGGGCGCGTATCCGCCGCCATGTCGCCCTGCAACAGCGCGAGGCCCATCTGGAAAGTGGCCGCGTGGCGCTGGCCAAGGCGTTCCGGCAGGAAGGGGTGGACGGTTCGGAAAAGGTGCTGGACAGCCTGCTCAAGGATCTGCGCCTGCAATCGGTGGCCGACCTGTACGTGGCGGTGGGAAATGGCAACCAGTCCGCGCGGGAGGTCGTGCAGCTTGCCTATCCCGAACTGCGCCGTGCGCCGCGTGCGCCGCGCATGGTGCCCGGCCTGTCCATGCGCGCGCCCATTGGCGGTGGCCCCGGCGGGGGCGCGCTGCGCCGCAGCAGGCCCGCCGCGGCGGGTATGGCGCTGGCCGGGGTGGGCGCGGGCATGGCGGTCCATTTCGCCGGGTGCTGCCACCCGCTGCCCGGCGACCGGATCGTGGGCATCGTCTCGACCGGCAAGGGGATCACGGTGCATGCGCAGGGGTGCCAGACGCTGGAAACCTTTGCCGCCACGCCCGAGCGGTTCATGGATCTCGATTGGGATTACGACCTGATCGCCCGCAATGCCACCGGCCACCATACCGGCCGGCTGAGCGTGGTCACGGCCAATGAACCGGCCATGCTGGCCACGCTGACCAATATCGCCGCCAAGCATGAAGGGGTGATGGTCAACCTGCGCATCGTCAATCGCCAGCTCGAATTCATGGAAATCCTCGCGGATATCGAGGTGCGCGACCTGCGGCACCTGACCGCCATCATGGTGGGGCTGCGCGCCGCCAAGGGCGTGGTGCAGGTCGAACGGGCAAGGGGCTAG